A single window of Archangium gephyra DNA harbors:
- a CDS encoding tetratricopeptide repeat protein, producing MHRLILATFLVLAPLAVSAQDMNTYTQALANFNAGKLDAAAPLFFELASNAQDTDVRARSEFYLAQTYARKKLHISALVTYAAIVNTGPQHPSYFQALEGLVDVQQQLNEQNLVPNILDKAYTPEVQDKWVRLPREVLARVQYQVATIRQRRGRFEEARALLEAVPSDSRVYARARYLLGVVLADPHFPGRPAEADALDAAALAAFKGALDAKAPQIAHDEVKQLSLLGIGRLHYGRHEYPRAVASYEDVPRYARFWDQALFENGFARFQNEDFGGALGSLQALHAPQFEGAFQPESWILKATVYYYSCLFDEVKTTLTAYEQLYEPMAKQLEPFSGEDVDLLSAYNLVAAENRRLPRPIYLWIRGNERIQDVMRMIEQVDTEKREVAALSDWQGTGMVPEIVSSLEQVRGTLMQIGGRFAKSRLQEAAQNLRTFADQAEIIRVQTALDEKDLLLAGVDQKAVLKTQSIYRPKMPGAAWNYWKFQGEFWRDEIGYYQYTLKRGCPAKLQQK from the coding sequence ATGCACCGACTGATTCTCGCCACCTTCCTGGTCCTCGCGCCGCTGGCCGTCTCCGCGCAGGACATGAACACGTACACCCAGGCGCTCGCGAACTTCAACGCGGGCAAGCTGGACGCCGCGGCCCCGCTCTTCTTCGAGCTGGCCTCCAATGCGCAGGACACCGACGTGCGCGCCCGGTCCGAGTTCTACCTGGCGCAGACGTACGCCCGGAAGAAGCTGCACATCAGCGCGCTCGTCACCTACGCGGCCATCGTCAACACCGGCCCCCAGCACCCGTCCTACTTCCAGGCGCTGGAGGGACTGGTGGACGTGCAGCAGCAGCTCAACGAGCAGAACCTCGTGCCCAACATCCTCGACAAGGCCTACACGCCCGAGGTGCAGGACAAGTGGGTGCGGCTGCCTCGCGAGGTGCTGGCGCGCGTGCAGTACCAGGTGGCCACCATCCGCCAGCGCCGCGGCCGCTTCGAGGAGGCCCGCGCGCTGCTCGAGGCCGTGCCGTCCGACAGCCGCGTCTATGCCCGCGCCCGCTACCTGCTGGGCGTGGTGCTGGCCGATCCGCACTTCCCGGGCCGTCCCGCCGAGGCGGACGCGCTGGATGCCGCCGCCCTGGCCGCCTTCAAGGGCGCGTTGGACGCCAAGGCGCCGCAGATCGCCCATGACGAGGTGAAGCAGCTCTCCCTGCTGGGCATCGGCCGCCTGCACTACGGCCGCCACGAGTACCCGCGGGCCGTCGCCTCCTACGAGGACGTGCCGCGCTACGCCCGCTTCTGGGATCAGGCCCTCTTCGAGAACGGCTTCGCCCGCTTCCAGAACGAGGACTTCGGCGGGGCGCTCGGCAGCCTCCAGGCGCTGCATGCTCCGCAGTTCGAGGGCGCCTTCCAGCCCGAGTCGTGGATCCTCAAGGCGACCGTCTACTACTACAGCTGCCTCTTCGACGAGGTGAAGACCACGCTGACGGCCTACGAGCAGCTCTACGAGCCCATGGCGAAGCAGCTCGAGCCGTTCTCTGGTGAGGACGTGGATCTGCTGAGCGCCTACAACCTGGTGGCGGCGGAGAACCGGCGGCTGCCGCGCCCCATCTACCTGTGGATCCGCGGAAACGAGCGCATCCAGGACGTGATGCGGATGATCGAGCAGGTGGACACCGAGAAGCGCGAGGTGGCCGCCCTGAGCGACTGGCAGGGCACGGGCATGGTGCCGGAGATCGTCTCCTCGCTGGAGCAGGTGCGCGGCACGCTGATGCAGATCGGCGGACGCTTCGCCAAGAGCCGCCTTCAGGAGGCCGCGCAGAACCTGCGCACCTTCGCGGACCAGGCGGAGATCATCCGCGTGCAGACGGCGCTCGACGAGAAGGACCTGCTGCTGGCGGGCGTGGACCAGAAGGCCGTCCTGAAGACCCAGTCCATCTACCGGCCGAAGATGCCCGGGGCCGCGTGGAACTACTGGAAGTTCCAGGGCGAGTTCTGGCGCGACGAGATCGGCTACTACCAGTACACGCTGAAGCGCGGCTGTCCGGCCAAGCTCCAGCAAAAATAA
- a CDS encoding outer membrane beta-barrel domain-containing protein, protein MRPTSFLAVLLSATLASAQEETPAPPSETAPIPVKPELRSPAPDVPAPPAPEPLDTQAPVAPADAPLAVTGDPELQPVADPNEQRLVNGAPLHNPNVAVHVVQKKRFADEGRHEFTLYPVVAQVNGRFTEHAGSALHYTYHLQENFGLQISSTYNWYSNESLFNLELIDKVREQAQAASALLLVWGAQAGVEVTPLYGKFAFYDNHLLQFSLVLNGGAGIGSTRVLVRPEVSNQVGEETFNVPARFGDTGTKFLGSVGGGFRVQFGDSMALRLEVRDLVYTARVDRVDGCNLQDFQKLEDARGTGQDFSQLGLTGSCQFQKFDGVDPKTRKAYREDIVLGKDLVSNPSSDVLNNLSFYGGFSLLF, encoded by the coding sequence ATGCGACCGACCTCGTTCCTCGCCGTTCTCCTGTCCGCCACGCTGGCCTCCGCGCAGGAGGAGACCCCGGCGCCGCCCTCGGAGACGGCGCCCATCCCCGTGAAGCCGGAGCTCCGGTCCCCGGCGCCCGATGTGCCCGCGCCGCCCGCGCCCGAGCCCCTGGACACCCAGGCGCCCGTGGCTCCCGCGGACGCGCCGCTGGCCGTGACGGGAGATCCCGAGCTGCAGCCGGTGGCGGATCCGAATGAGCAGCGCCTGGTGAACGGGGCGCCGCTGCACAACCCGAACGTGGCCGTCCACGTGGTGCAGAAGAAGCGCTTCGCGGACGAGGGCCGGCACGAGTTCACGCTCTACCCGGTGGTGGCCCAGGTGAATGGCCGCTTCACCGAGCACGCCGGCAGCGCGCTGCACTACACCTACCACCTGCAGGAGAACTTCGGCCTGCAGATCTCCAGCACGTACAACTGGTACTCCAACGAGAGCCTCTTCAACCTGGAGCTCATCGACAAGGTGCGCGAGCAGGCGCAGGCGGCCTCGGCGCTGCTGCTGGTGTGGGGCGCGCAGGCGGGCGTGGAGGTGACGCCGCTCTACGGCAAGTTCGCCTTCTACGACAACCACCTGTTGCAGTTCAGCCTGGTGCTCAACGGCGGCGCGGGCATCGGCTCCACGCGCGTGCTCGTCCGTCCCGAGGTCTCCAACCAGGTGGGCGAGGAGACGTTCAACGTCCCGGCGCGCTTCGGCGACACGGGGACGAAGTTCCTCGGCTCGGTGGGCGGTGGCTTCCGCGTCCAGTTCGGCGACTCCATGGCGCTGCGCCTGGAAGTGCGAGACCTCGTCTACACCGCCCGCGTGGACCGGGTGGACGGCTGCAACCTGCAGGACTTCCAGAAGCTGGAGGACGCGCGGGGCACCGGCCAGGACTTCTCGCAGCTGGGCCTGACGGGCAGCTGCCAGTTCCAGAAGTTCGACGGGGTGGATCCGAAGACGCGCAAGGCCTACCGCGAGGACATCGTCCTGGGGAAGGACCTGGTCAGCAACCCGTCCTCGGACGTGCTCAACAACCTGAGCTTCTACGGCGGCTTCTCCCTCCTGTTCTGA
- a CDS encoding outer membrane beta-barrel domain-containing protein: protein MNARNLPRFVSLALVLTALSASAQEQVLDPAAVRHRLFSPGERLEASFTVGLPAREYLTAHYNLNAGLAYNFFNTLGVEARAGYALSRHTGLARSISESFLAREDKKLTDELEDMWEMNLHGVVGARWAPIYGKLSLLADESAHFQAYLWAGGGLASLRRQSVIQCTNVVNRDLGICDNRTDPNDGTTATQSFWRVDTRVAPVATGAVGFRFFMSNGHALRFELRDWVFTDEYRVNVERELWERGEDSGTPAPNPGLTHLVQFDIGYSFIF from the coding sequence ATGAACGCACGCAACCTTCCCCGTTTCGTTTCGCTGGCCCTGGTGCTGACGGCGCTGTCGGCCTCCGCCCAGGAGCAGGTGCTGGACCCGGCCGCCGTGCGCCACCGGCTCTTCTCTCCGGGGGAGCGGCTGGAGGCGTCCTTCACGGTGGGCCTGCCCGCGCGCGAGTACCTCACCGCGCACTACAACCTGAACGCCGGCCTGGCCTACAACTTCTTCAACACGCTCGGGGTGGAGGCCCGCGCGGGTTACGCGCTCAGCCGCCACACGGGCCTGGCGCGCTCCATCTCCGAGAGCTTCCTCGCCCGCGAGGACAAGAAGCTCACGGACGAACTCGAGGACATGTGGGAGATGAATCTGCACGGCGTGGTGGGCGCGCGCTGGGCACCCATCTACGGCAAGCTGTCGCTGCTGGCCGATGAGTCGGCGCACTTCCAGGCCTACCTCTGGGCCGGTGGCGGGCTGGCCTCGCTGCGGCGCCAGTCCGTCATCCAGTGCACCAACGTGGTGAACCGCGATCTGGGCATCTGCGACAACCGCACGGATCCGAACGACGGCACCACCGCGACGCAGTCCTTCTGGCGCGTGGACACGCGTGTGGCGCCGGTGGCCACCGGTGCGGTGGGCTTCCGCTTCTTCATGTCCAACGGGCACGCGCTGCGCTTCGAGCTGCGCGACTGGGTCTTCACGGACGAGTACCGCGTGAACGTGGAGCGCGAGCTGTGGGAGCGGGGTGAGGACAGTGGCACGCCCGCCCCCAACCCCGGCCTGACGCATCTGGTGCAGTTCGATATCGGCTACTCCTTCATCTTCTGA
- the rplC gene encoding 50S ribosomal protein L3, which produces MKGLIGKKVGMTQVFNDEGNLVPVTVVDVNTCQVVGKRTPEKDKYSAVTLGFGEIREKSLNKAKLGFFKKSGAQLRRHLKEFRVSPEEAAGFNVGDAVKADLFAKGQLVDVTGVTKGRGFQGVMKRWKFKGSQTATRGTHEYRRHPGAIGQRKTPGRVYPNKKLPGHYGVEQVTTQNLTLVDVDVEKGLLLIKGTVAGHNDGIVIIRPSIKVALREQHKAARTK; this is translated from the coding sequence GTGAAGGGTCTTATCGGTAAGAAGGTGGGAATGACCCAGGTGTTCAACGACGAGGGCAACCTCGTTCCGGTGACGGTGGTCGACGTCAACACCTGCCAGGTCGTGGGTAAGCGGACTCCGGAGAAGGACAAGTACTCGGCGGTGACGCTGGGCTTCGGGGAGATCCGCGAGAAGAGCCTGAACAAGGCCAAGCTGGGCTTCTTCAAGAAGAGCGGCGCGCAGCTGCGCCGTCACCTGAAGGAGTTCCGCGTGTCCCCCGAGGAGGCCGCGGGCTTCAACGTGGGCGACGCCGTCAAGGCGGACCTGTTCGCCAAGGGCCAACTGGTGGACGTCACGGGCGTCACCAAGGGCCGTGGCTTCCAGGGCGTCATGAAGCGCTGGAAGTTCAAGGGCTCGCAGACGGCCACGCGCGGCACGCACGAGTACCGCCGTCACCCGGGCGCCATCGGTCAGCGTAAGACGCCCGGCCGCGTGTACCCGAACAAGAAGCTGCCCGGTCACTACGGCGTGGAGCAGGTCACCACCCAGAACCTGACCCTGGTGGACGTGGATGTGGAGAAGGGCCTGCTGCTCATCAAGGGCACGGTCGCCGGCCACAACGACGGCATCGTGATCATCCGCCCGAGCATCAAGGTGGCGCTGCGCGAGCAGCACAAGGCGGCCCGCACCAAGTAA
- a CDS encoding HupE/UreJ family protein, producing the protein MRRTARLALPLALLVVAGSASAHDADILYAQLWRPDAGGPEVHERITLTAGTLALLLPADADGDGVLTQGDLDARAPALAVGIWDAIPLSAGGQPCTRTHTNARARASYVELNATFQCAPGELRQRFSLLSVLPSEYKVVLGSYVQGEQGQCFADASQPTLIVPDGVSGPGQPERTRVSGLLDWVGLGLVHIFGGIDHLAFLLALLLVGGSFRRVLLLVTAFTLAHSLTLGATALGFILLDDARTRWVEAAIAVSIIWVAMENLVLREHRHRALLTFLFGLVHGFGFASVLGSYGLGDSVVTGLFGFNLGVELGQAAIVAVLLPLVRLVQRRPALHHRTVRALSLLILAAGGYWLMERAWGPIG; encoded by the coding sequence ATGAGGCGGACGGCCCGGCTGGCGCTACCGCTTGCCCTCCTGGTGGTGGCCGGGAGCGCGAGCGCCCACGATGCGGACATCCTCTATGCGCAGCTCTGGCGCCCCGACGCGGGGGGGCCGGAGGTGCATGAGCGCATCACCCTCACCGCGGGCACGCTCGCCCTGCTCCTGCCCGCCGACGCGGACGGGGACGGGGTGCTCACCCAGGGGGACCTGGACGCGCGAGCGCCGGCCCTGGCGGTGGGCATCTGGGACGCCATCCCCCTGAGCGCCGGGGGCCAGCCCTGTACCCGCACCCACACCAATGCCCGGGCGCGTGCCTCCTACGTGGAGCTCAACGCCACCTTCCAGTGCGCACCCGGCGAGCTGCGCCAGCGCTTCTCCCTGCTGTCCGTGCTGCCGTCCGAATACAAGGTGGTGCTCGGCAGCTACGTCCAAGGCGAGCAGGGACAGTGCTTCGCGGACGCCTCCCAGCCCACGCTCATCGTGCCTGACGGAGTGTCCGGGCCCGGACAACCGGAGCGCACGCGCGTCTCGGGGCTGCTCGACTGGGTGGGCCTGGGCCTGGTCCACATCTTCGGGGGCATCGATCACCTGGCCTTCCTGCTGGCCCTGCTGCTGGTGGGGGGGAGCTTCCGGCGGGTGCTGCTGCTGGTGACGGCCTTCACCCTGGCCCACTCCCTGACGCTGGGGGCCACCGCGCTGGGCTTCATCCTCCTGGACGATGCGCGCACCCGCTGGGTCGAGGCGGCCATCGCCGTCTCCATCATCTGGGTGGCCATGGAGAACCTGGTGCTGCGCGAGCACCGCCACCGGGCCCTGCTGACGTTCCTCTTCGGGCTGGTGCACGGCTTCGGCTTCGCCAGCGTGCTGGGGAGCTACGGCCTGGGTGACTCGGTGGTGACGGGCCTGTTCGGCTTCAACCTCGGCGTGGAGCTGGGGCAGGCCGCCATCGTCGCCGTGCTGCTGCCCCTCGTCCGGCTGGTGCAGCGCAGGCCCGCGTTGCACCACCGGACGGTGCGCGCTCTGTCGCTCCTCATCCTCGCGGCCGGCGGATATTGGTTGATGGAGCGCGCTTGGGGCCCGATCGGTTGA
- a CDS encoding lmo0937 family membrane protein → MYWTMSAILFVLWVLGLISGSTEGRWVHLLLIFSMVTLILALARRGRGALA, encoded by the coding sequence GTGTACTGGACGATGAGTGCGATCCTGTTCGTGCTGTGGGTGCTCGGGCTGATCAGCGGCTCGACCGAGGGCAGGTGGGTTCACCTTCTATTGATCTTCTCCATGGTGACGTTGATCCTCGCGCTGGCGCGGCGGGGGCGGGGAGCCCTCGCATGA
- a CDS encoding lytic transglycosylase domain-containing protein: protein MRGWTVAMVTAGMLVGMEAGAFQPYFPGESSPEVAELRAKLAAQEAHLARLEEEATLYEEAEGLGIVAAVEASRLPERQQRRLAMAIVREAKRNKVDPMLVVAVIRCESSFNNYAVSHVGAMGLMQVMPDTGNYLADRAGFKLQRHTNLFDSELNVELGTAYLADLIERFGSPERALVAYNAGPGLAKKILSKKEKRDRFMAGYPAKVMKEFRRLKAQQAREVSQREAQKQTSGGPG from the coding sequence ATGCGAGGGTGGACGGTGGCGATGGTGACGGCGGGGATGTTGGTGGGGATGGAGGCGGGGGCCTTCCAGCCCTACTTCCCAGGGGAGAGCAGTCCGGAGGTGGCGGAGCTGCGCGCGAAGCTGGCGGCGCAGGAGGCCCACCTGGCACGGCTCGAGGAGGAGGCGACTCTCTACGAGGAGGCGGAGGGGTTGGGCATCGTGGCGGCGGTGGAGGCCTCCCGGCTGCCCGAGCGCCAGCAGCGGCGGCTGGCCATGGCGATCGTCCGCGAGGCCAAGCGCAACAAGGTGGACCCCATGCTGGTGGTGGCGGTCATCCGCTGCGAGAGCTCCTTCAACAACTACGCGGTGTCCCACGTGGGGGCCATGGGACTGATGCAGGTGATGCCGGACACGGGCAACTACCTGGCGGACCGGGCAGGCTTCAAGCTGCAGCGCCACACCAATCTGTTCGATTCGGAACTGAACGTGGAGCTGGGCACGGCCTATCTGGCCGATCTCATCGAGCGCTTCGGCTCTCCGGAGCGGGCGCTGGTGGCCTACAACGCGGGTCCGGGGCTGGCCAAGAAGATCCTCTCCAAGAAGGAGAAGCGGGATCGCTTCATGGCGGGCTACCCGGCCAAGGTGATGAAGGAGTTCCGCCGCCTGAAGGCCCAGCAGGCCCGCGAGGTCTCCCAGCGAGAAGCGCAGAAGCAAACGTCTGGCGGGCCGGGGTGA
- a CDS encoding STAS domain-containing protein — MVAGLEIQREELAGQLTLRLTGTLDGRTAMTLRSSLEELEAKDVVVDFTHLKEFRDSAVAVLTRPLAERKVQVRGLAGHHERMFRYFGLSTGTIASPRAYYTPEEVLA; from the coding sequence ATGGTAGCGGGGCTTGAGATTCAACGAGAAGAACTCGCGGGGCAGCTGACCCTGCGGCTCACGGGCACGCTGGATGGTCGCACTGCGATGACGCTGCGCAGCTCCCTGGAGGAGCTGGAGGCGAAGGACGTGGTGGTGGACTTCACGCACCTGAAGGAGTTCCGTGACTCGGCGGTGGCGGTGCTGACGCGCCCGCTGGCCGAGCGCAAGGTGCAGGTCCGGGGTCTGGCGGGCCACCACGAGCGGATGTTCCGCTACTTCGGCCTGAGCACCGGGACGATCGCGTCGCCGCGGGCGTACTACACGCCGGAAGAAGTCCTCGCCTGA
- a CDS encoding AAA family ATPase: MNSPARAVSSLPSPATARAALERVAANLSLAVQGKDKEVRLAVTCVVAGGHLLLEDVPGVGKTTLVEALARSFALSFSRVQFTADLMPADILGAQVFHAQTATFSFRPGPLFRQLVLADELNRAPPRTQSALLEAMAQGQVSLDGATHVLPRPFTVVATQNPVDFSGTYPLPDSQLDRFLMRLSLGHPSPEVEARLLTTRDASSPVEALKAVTSPEELTELRAQVAAQRLDDTVAEYIVRLAQATRAHGDIERGASTRAVLALGMAARAHALWESRDFVTPGDVRAVLAPCLAHRLLLRSANQGAYTRDEATHLIEEVARKVVAPR, encoded by the coding sequence ATGAACTCCCCTGCCAGAGCCGTCAGTTCCCTTCCCTCTCCCGCCACGGCGCGGGCCGCGTTGGAGCGTGTGGCCGCCAACCTCTCCCTGGCGGTCCAGGGCAAGGACAAGGAGGTCCGCCTCGCCGTCACCTGCGTCGTGGCCGGTGGGCACCTGCTCCTCGAAGACGTGCCCGGCGTGGGCAAGACGACGTTGGTCGAGGCCCTCGCCCGCTCCTTCGCCCTCTCCTTCTCCCGCGTCCAGTTCACCGCGGATCTCATGCCGGCCGACATCCTCGGCGCCCAGGTCTTCCACGCCCAGACGGCCACCTTCTCCTTCCGCCCCGGCCCCCTCTTCCGCCAGCTCGTCCTCGCCGACGAGCTCAACCGCGCCCCGCCCCGCACCCAGTCCGCCCTGCTCGAGGCCATGGCCCAGGGCCAGGTGTCGCTCGACGGCGCCACCCACGTCCTGCCCCGCCCCTTCACCGTCGTGGCCACGCAGAACCCGGTGGACTTCTCCGGCACCTATCCGCTGCCGGACTCGCAGCTGGATCGCTTCCTCATGCGCCTGTCGCTGGGCCACCCCTCTCCCGAGGTGGAGGCGCGCCTGCTCACCACGCGGGATGCCTCCTCGCCCGTGGAGGCGCTCAAGGCGGTGACCTCGCCCGAGGAGCTGACGGAGCTGCGCGCCCAGGTGGCCGCCCAGCGCCTGGACGACACCGTGGCCGAGTACATCGTGCGGCTGGCCCAGGCCACGCGCGCCCATGGCGACATCGAGCGCGGCGCCTCCACCCGCGCGGTGCTCGCGCTGGGCATGGCCGCCCGCGCCCACGCCCTCTGGGAGTCGCGCGACTTCGTCACCCCCGGCGACGTGCGGGCGGTGCTCGCGCCGTGTCTGGCCCACCGGCTCCTGCTGCGCAGCGCCAACCAGGGCGCCTACACCCGTGACGAGGCGACCCACCTGATCGAAGAGGTCGCCCGGAAGGTCGTCGCGCCCCGGTGA
- a CDS encoding DUF58 domain-containing protein, translating to MSSPPPSLWRRLKAALRPPRTLKVTRMGRTYLVVTFGVGLGALNTGNNLLYLVLGLLLSVIILSGVLSERCIKDLTVRRVGTDGAFAGEPFAFRWGITRRQGHAFALTLSEVDSPLTGEGGVGYLPAGAEHVVRADLTAPRRGPVKLTGVRITTTWPLGLFAKTRVFKLEGTLLVYPRRGFACADPGEAAVGHVGEANNPHRLDGTGDVAGLRELGEHEDARRVHWLKSASVGKLLKVEREREERRTYILGVQSGLTGDALERRCEEVAEQAHRLLEAGHEVGLELPQQRLRPGAGSGQERAILRALAWLGFEEQREEAA from the coding sequence GTGAGCTCCCCGCCTCCGTCCCTCTGGCGCCGCCTCAAGGCCGCCCTCCGCCCGCCGCGCACCCTCAAGGTGACGCGCATGGGACGCACCTACCTCGTGGTGACGTTCGGCGTGGGCCTGGGTGCCCTCAACACCGGCAACAACCTCCTCTACCTCGTGCTGGGGTTGTTGCTGAGCGTCATCATCCTCTCCGGCGTGCTGTCCGAGCGCTGCATCAAGGATCTGACGGTGCGGCGCGTCGGCACGGATGGAGCCTTCGCGGGCGAGCCCTTCGCCTTCCGGTGGGGAATCACCCGCCGCCAGGGCCACGCCTTCGCCCTCACCCTGTCCGAGGTGGACTCGCCCCTCACCGGCGAGGGCGGCGTGGGCTACCTGCCCGCGGGCGCCGAGCACGTGGTGCGGGCCGATCTCACCGCGCCCCGCCGCGGCCCGGTGAAGCTGACGGGCGTGCGCATCACCACCACGTGGCCGCTGGGCCTGTTCGCCAAGACGCGCGTCTTCAAGCTGGAAGGCACCCTGCTCGTCTACCCGCGCCGGGGCTTCGCCTGCGCGGATCCGGGCGAGGCCGCCGTGGGGCACGTGGGCGAGGCCAACAATCCCCACCGGCTGGACGGCACCGGAGACGTGGCGGGCCTGCGCGAGCTGGGCGAGCACGAGGACGCCCGGCGCGTGCATTGGTTGAAGAGCGCCTCGGTGGGCAAGCTGCTCAAGGTGGAGCGCGAGCGCGAGGAGCGCCGCACGTACATCCTCGGCGTGCAGTCCGGCCTGACGGGTGACGCGCTGGAGCGGCGCTGCGAGGAAGTCGCGGAGCAGGCCCACCGGCTGCTCGAGGCCGGCCACGAGGTGGGGCTGGAGCTGCCCCAGCAGCGGCTGCGTCCGGGCGCGGGCAGCGGGCAGGAGCGCGCCATCCTCCGGGCCCTCGCGTGGCTGGGCTTCGAGGAGCAACGGGAGGAAGCGGCATGA
- a CDS encoding transglutaminase TgpA family protein, translated as MTRPNRLRLILRDLGTTAAFASMAVSGQVPVWALGLVLVAVLVSLMGWRPFARAPRLTAMLLVPLAGALYLAVAAGQMDLVVAACSFAGLVASQRLLSETNPATDGQVLLAGLLMIAGGAALSGELLFAVCLLAFAVLASLSLGLAVVEAAVPPGEPVPVRHVLRPLFMGVLIAMAGAVAFFVLFPRLNWNMGVRRATPGLGPATSGFADTVRLGGSGTLKSNPRVVLRAKLTPDPGSQRLDAYWLGRTYDTFDGQEWSTIGAPNKRRRTRVTLRPGAEKQVYQRIELLPAYGSRTLIALETPAKLGNALMHTATGDRRMQLQELGGDELRFVEEGLGYSYEVYSVPPGTVTDPGKLDQKEMDQLLALPATIDPRIEALAHEVVGNETDPLVAAQKLSSWLQREYTYTLELGGDVADPLMEFLFVRKAGHCEHFATALTLMLRTQGFEARLATGFFGGERVGDEYLVRAGDAHAWTHVLVPGRGFVTVDATPAAYRANQSLELLESLVSLYEAIEGMWRTSVVDYSFRDQMNFLRDMSRPPRNEPGKERTQLPPLRAWLTAALAGAVVYGTWRYLSRRKARAPVLEATRFVDSVERQLAAAGVRAVDGETLEDVSARLTREAHPLAPAVSPLTRRYLEARFGQRPLQPGEPARLLKELKHSVEAHKQQQQQQTPRARAS; from the coding sequence ATGACTCGGCCCAACCGGCTGCGCCTCATCCTGAGAGACCTGGGCACCACGGCGGCCTTCGCCTCCATGGCCGTGTCCGGCCAGGTGCCCGTATGGGCGCTCGGGCTCGTGCTCGTGGCGGTGCTCGTGTCGCTGATGGGCTGGCGGCCCTTCGCCCGCGCCCCCCGGCTGACGGCGATGCTCCTGGTGCCCCTGGCGGGCGCGCTCTACCTGGCGGTGGCCGCGGGGCAGATGGACCTCGTGGTGGCCGCCTGCTCCTTCGCGGGCCTCGTCGCCTCGCAACGGCTGCTGTCGGAGACCAACCCCGCCACGGACGGACAGGTACTGCTGGCCGGCCTGTTGATGATCGCCGGCGGCGCGGCGCTCTCCGGTGAGCTGCTCTTCGCCGTGTGCCTGCTGGCCTTCGCCGTGCTGGCGAGCCTGTCGCTGGGACTCGCGGTGGTGGAGGCCGCGGTGCCCCCGGGCGAGCCCGTGCCGGTGCGCCACGTCCTGCGCCCGCTGTTCATGGGCGTGCTCATCGCGATGGCCGGCGCGGTGGCCTTCTTCGTCCTCTTCCCGCGCCTCAACTGGAACATGGGCGTGCGCCGGGCAACCCCCGGACTCGGCCCGGCCACCAGTGGCTTCGCCGACACCGTGCGCCTGGGCGGCTCGGGCACCCTCAAGAGCAATCCCCGCGTGGTGCTGCGGGCGAAGCTCACGCCGGATCCGGGCTCCCAGCGGCTCGACGCCTACTGGCTGGGCCGCACCTACGACACCTTCGACGGCCAGGAGTGGTCGACGATCGGCGCCCCCAACAAGCGCCGCCGCACGCGCGTGACGCTGCGCCCCGGCGCGGAGAAGCAGGTGTACCAGCGGATCGAGCTGCTGCCCGCCTACGGCAGCCGCACGCTGATCGCCCTGGAGACACCCGCCAAGCTGGGCAACGCCCTCATGCACACCGCCACCGGCGACCGGCGCATGCAGCTGCAGGAGCTGGGCGGCGACGAGCTGCGCTTCGTGGAGGAGGGGCTCGGCTACTCCTACGAGGTGTACAGCGTGCCGCCGGGCACGGTCACGGATCCCGGCAAGCTGGATCAGAAGGAGATGGATCAGCTCCTGGCCCTGCCGGCGACCATCGATCCACGCATCGAGGCGCTGGCGCACGAGGTGGTGGGCAACGAGACGGATCCACTGGTGGCGGCCCAGAAGCTCTCCAGCTGGCTGCAGCGCGAGTACACGTACACGCTGGAGCTGGGCGGGGACGTGGCGGATCCGCTGATGGAGTTCCTCTTCGTGCGCAAGGCGGGCCACTGCGAGCACTTCGCCACGGCGCTCACGCTGATGCTGCGCACCCAGGGCTTCGAGGCCCGGCTCGCCACGGGCTTCTTCGGCGGCGAGCGCGTGGGAGACGAATACCTCGTGCGCGCCGGAGATGCCCACGCGTGGACACACGTGCTGGTGCCCGGGCGTGGCTTCGTCACGGTGGACGCCACGCCCGCCGCGTACCGCGCCAACCAGTCGCTGGAGCTGTTGGAGTCGCTCGTCTCCCTCTACGAGGCCATCGAGGGCATGTGGCGTACGTCCGTCGTCGACTACTCGTTCCGCGACCAGATGAACTTCCTGCGGGACATGTCGCGTCCGCCGCGCAACGAGCCGGGCAAGGAGCGGACCCAGCTGCCGCCGCTGCGCGCTTGGCTGACGGCGGCGCTGGCCGGCGCGGTCGTGTACGGGACGTGGAGGTACCTGTCGCGGCGCAAGGCCCGGGCTCCGGTGCTCGAGGCCACGCGCTTCGTGGACTCGGTGGAGCGCCAGCTGGCGGCCGCGGGCGTGCGCGCTGTTGACGGCGAGACGCTCGAGGACGTGTCGGCGCGGCTCACCCGGGAGGCGCATCCGCTGGCCCCGGCGGTGTCGCCCCTGACGCGCCGCTACCTGGAGGCCCGCTTCGGCCAGCGTCCGCTGCAGCCCGGCGAGCCGGCCCGGCTCCTCAAGGAGCTGAAGCACAGCGTCGAGGCGCACAAGCAGCAGCAGCAGCAGCAGACCCCGCGCGCCCGGGCGTCCTGA